The proteins below are encoded in one region of Citrobacter enshiensis:
- a CDS encoding tellurite resistance TerB family protein, translated as MANWLNQLQSLLGQKGSSSSSSGDQGLSKLLVPGALGGLAGLLVANKSSRKLLTKYGTSALLVGGGAVAGTVLWNKYKDKVRTAHQDEPQFGTHSTPLDVRTERLILALVFAAKSDGHIDAKERAAIEQQLREAGVEEQGRRLIEHAIEQPLDPQRLAQGIRNEEEALEIYFLSCAAIDIDHFMERSYLNALGDALKIPQDVREDIERDLQQQKQALPG; from the coding sequence CTGAACCAATTACAATCTCTTCTCGGGCAAAAAGGGTCTTCTTCATCGTCTTCTGGTGATCAAGGTCTCAGTAAACTGCTGGTTCCCGGCGCGTTAGGCGGCCTGGCGGGTTTACTGGTCGCCAATAAATCGTCTCGTAAATTACTGACCAAATACGGCACCAGCGCGTTGCTGGTGGGCGGCGGCGCCGTCGCCGGTACGGTGCTATGGAACAAATACAAGGATAAAGTCCGTACGGCGCATCAGGATGAACCGCAGTTTGGCACACATAGCACACCGCTTGATGTGCGTACCGAGCGACTGATTCTGGCGCTGGTCTTTGCGGCGAAAAGCGATGGGCATATTGATGCGAAAGAGCGCGCGGCCATTGAACAGCAGTTACGCGAAGCCGGTGTGGAAGAGCAGGGGCGGAGACTCATTGAACACGCCATTGAACAACCGCTCGACCCGCAGCGACTGGCTCAGGGGATCCGTAATGAAGAAGAGGCGCTGGAAATTTACTTCCTGAGCTGTGCGGCTATCGATATTGACCACTTTATGGAGCGTAGCTACCTGAACGCGTTAGGCGATGCCCTGAAGATCCCGCAGGACGTCCGGGAAGATATTGAACGGGATCTGCAGCAACAAAAACAGGCGTTGCCGGGTTAA
- the ptrB gene encoding oligopeptidase B produces MLPKAHKIPHAMTVHGDTRIDNYYWLRDDSRSQPDVLDYLHQENAYGHKVMASQQALQERVLKEIIDRIPPQDVSAPYIKNGYRYRHLYEPGCEYAIYQRQSAFTEEWDEWETLLDGNQRAAHSEFYTLGGLAISPDNTIMALAEDYLSRRQYGIRFRNLETGNWYPELLDNVEPELVWANDSQTFYYVRKHAVTLLPYQVWRHTVGTPTSCDELVYEEKDDMFYVSLHKTTSQHYVVIQLASATTSEVRLLDAELADAEPFVFLPRRKEHEYSLDHYQHAFYLRSNRQGKNFGLYRTRVRDENAWEALIPPRDAIMLEGFTLFTDWLVVEERQRGLTSLRQINRKTGEVVGIAFDDPAYVTWLAYNPEPETSRLRYGYSSMTTPDTLFELDMDTGERRVLKQTNVPGFDAANYRSEHMWVTARDGAEVPVSLVYHQKHFRRHHNPLLVYGYGSYGASMDADFSSSRLSLLDRGFVYAIVHVRGGGELGQQWYEDGKFLKKNNTFNDYLDACDALVNLGYGSPSLCYGMGGSAGGMLMGVAINARPELFHGVVAQVPFVDVVTTMLDESIPLTTGEFEEWGNPQDPEYYAYMKRYSPYDNVSAQDYPHLLVTTGLHDSQVQYWEPAKWVAKLRELKTDERLLLLCTDMDSGHGGKSGRFKSYEGVALEFAFLIALAQGTLPGQADV; encoded by the coding sequence ATGCTACCAAAAGCTCACAAAATTCCTCACGCCATGACCGTGCATGGCGACACCCGAATCGACAACTACTACTGGCTGCGCGACGATTCCCGTTCGCAGCCAGATGTTCTGGACTATCTGCATCAGGAAAATGCCTACGGGCACAAGGTCATGGCTTCTCAGCAGGCGCTGCAGGAGCGTGTGCTGAAAGAAATTATCGACAGGATCCCCCCTCAGGACGTCTCTGCGCCTTACATAAAGAATGGCTATCGCTACCGACATCTTTATGAGCCGGGATGCGAATACGCCATCTACCAGCGGCAATCCGCGTTCACTGAAGAGTGGGATGAATGGGAGACGTTGCTGGATGGCAACCAGCGAGCGGCACACAGCGAGTTTTATACGCTGGGTGGACTCGCGATTTCCCCTGACAACACCATTATGGCGCTGGCGGAAGATTATCTGTCCCGTCGCCAGTATGGGATCCGCTTTCGTAACCTGGAAACTGGCAACTGGTATCCGGAGCTGCTGGATAATGTCGAGCCGGAACTGGTATGGGCGAATGATTCACAGACCTTCTATTACGTGCGTAAACACGCCGTCACGCTGTTGCCGTACCAGGTGTGGCGGCATACGGTTGGAACGCCAACATCCTGCGATGAACTGGTCTACGAAGAAAAAGACGATATGTTTTATGTCAGTCTGCATAAAACGACATCGCAGCATTACGTGGTGATCCAACTCGCCAGCGCGACGACCAGTGAAGTACGCCTGCTCGATGCGGAGCTTGCCGATGCTGAACCGTTCGTGTTTTTACCGCGCCGTAAGGAACATGAATACAGCCTCGATCACTACCAGCATGCGTTTTATCTGCGTTCAAACCGGCAGGGTAAAAATTTCGGTCTGTACCGCACGCGTGTCCGTGATGAAAACGCCTGGGAGGCGCTGATCCCGCCGCGAGATGCCATCATGCTGGAAGGGTTCACGCTTTTCACCGACTGGCTGGTGGTGGAAGAACGTCAGCGCGGGTTGACCAGTCTGCGGCAGATAAACCGTAAAACAGGTGAGGTGGTAGGGATCGCCTTTGACGATCCGGCTTACGTGACCTGGCTTGCCTATAACCCGGAACCGGAAACCTCCCGCCTGCGCTATGGCTACTCGTCAATGACGACGCCGGATACGTTATTTGAACTGGATATGGACACCGGTGAGCGACGGGTCCTTAAACAGACCAATGTCCCAGGATTTGACGCCGCGAATTATCGCAGTGAGCATATGTGGGTAACTGCGCGTGACGGCGCCGAGGTGCCGGTTTCACTGGTGTACCATCAAAAGCATTTTCGCAGGCATCATAATCCACTGTTGGTGTATGGCTATGGTTCCTACGGTGCCAGTATGGATGCCGATTTTAGCAGCAGTCGACTCAGCCTGCTGGATCGTGGCTTTGTCTATGCCATCGTCCATGTGCGCGGTGGCGGCGAACTGGGGCAACAGTGGTACGAAGACGGCAAGTTTCTGAAAAAGAACAATACCTTCAACGACTATCTGGATGCCTGTGACGCCTTAGTCAATCTGGGGTACGGTTCGCCTTCACTGTGCTATGGCATGGGGGGGAGTGCGGGGGGAATGCTGATGGGCGTTGCGATTAATGCGCGACCTGAACTTTTCCACGGCGTTGTTGCGCAGGTTCCGTTTGTGGATGTGGTGACCACCATGCTCGACGAATCGATCCCGTTGACCACCGGAGAGTTTGAAGAGTGGGGCAACCCGCAGGATCCTGAATATTACGCCTACATGAAGCGTTACAGTCCTTACGATAACGTCAGCGCGCAGGACTATCCTCATCTTCTGGTCACCACCGGACTGCATGATTCCCAGGTGCAGTACTGGGAGCCTGCCAAGTGGGTCGCAAAACTGCGGGAACTCAAAACCGATGAACGCCTGCTGCTACTGTGTACGGACATGGATTCCGGACATGGCGGCAAATCCGGGCGTTTTAAGTCGTATGAAGGCGTGGCGCTGGAATTCGCGTTCCTGATTGCGCTGGCGCAGGGGACCTTACCCGGACAGGCAGACGTTTAA
- the exoX gene encoding exodeoxyribonuclease X yields MLRIIDTETCGLQGGIVEIASVDVVDGKIVNPMSHLVRPDRPISPQAMAIHRITEAMVADKPWIEDIIPLYHGSEWYVAHNASFDRRVLPEMPGEWICTMKLSRRLWPGIKYSNMALYKSRKLSVQTPPGLHHHRALYDCYITAALLIDIINTSGWSAEQMADITGRPGLLTTFTFGKYRGKAVSEVAERDPGYLRWLFNNLDSMSPELRLTLKHYLDNA; encoded by the coding sequence ATGTTGCGCATTATAGATACAGAAACCTGTGGCCTGCAGGGTGGAATTGTTGAGATCGCGTCAGTTGACGTCGTTGACGGCAAAATAGTGAATCCCATGAGCCACCTGGTGCGTCCTGACCGCCCCATTAGCCCGCAAGCCATGGCGATCCACCGCATTACCGAAGCCATGGTGGCCGACAAACCGTGGATTGAAGACATTATTCCGCTCTATCACGGAAGTGAATGGTATGTCGCGCACAACGCCAGTTTTGACCGTCGCGTTCTGCCGGAGATGCCCGGCGAGTGGATCTGCACCATGAAACTCTCCCGCCGGTTATGGCCGGGAATTAAATACAGCAACATGGCGCTGTATAAATCACGCAAACTGAGTGTGCAGACGCCTCCGGGGCTTCACCACCACCGCGCGCTGTATGACTGTTACATCACAGCGGCTCTGCTCATCGATATCATCAACACCTCGGGCTGGTCGGCAGAACAGATGGCCGACATCACCGGTCGCCCTGGGCTTCTGACGACCTTTACGTTTGGCAAGTATCGCGGTAAGGCCGTCTCTGAAGTCGCGGAACGCGATCCGGGCTATCTGCGTTGGTTGTTCAACAATCTTGACAGCATGAGCCCGGAACTGCGCTTAACGCTAAAACATTATCTGGATAACGCTTAA